From the genome of Streptomyces sp. JH34:
ACCACCGACCTGCAAGGCCTCGGCGGTGGCGCCGTGGGCCCGGTCTCGCACCGGCTCCCGGATCTGCCCGCGCATGCGGCCATGGACCCACCCCGGCACGCGATCCTGCACGCGGCCGCGCCTCGGGCCGCGCACCGTGTGCCCCGGGGAGCAGGTCCGGCGGGGCGAGCCCGATTCAGGCCCGGCGTCCGACCCGCCGGAGCGGCCGGCACCTCGCCGGGCACCGCGTCCCGGGCCCGGCACGGGCGCCGACGGCGCTCGATGCGTGACCCGGGCGCCGGGGTCGCAGCGGTTTCGCGGCTGCGTGCGGATGCGCTCCTGGGGGCGGACCGGCCGGTTGCCGCGACAGCGGCTGTGACGACGTCGGGCACCGAGGCTGCTGCGGCGGCGTTGCCGGGTGCCGGGGCAGCGGCTGCGACGAGGGCGGTGCCGGGTACGGGGGCAGCGGCTGCGACGAGGGCGGTGCCGGGTGTGACGGCAACGGCTGCGACAACTTCCGTGGTGCCCGCGGCTCTGCCGTCGTCCGACGAATCCGGACGCATCCGCACGGTGCCGTCCTGGGCAGCTGTCCTGCCGCCGCGCCCGGTACCCGAGGCGAGCCCCACGGCAGCCCCGCCGGTCAGGCCGGCACTGCCGCTGGGGCCCGGGGTGCCCGACGCATCAGGCACGAGGCGCCGATGGTGGCGAGAAGCGGGCCCCGCGCTGCGCGACCGGTTACCTCTGTGGGTGCAGGTGCGATGCGGCCTCGAGCCACGCACTCTGGCCGCGTTGGCCGTCGTCCTGATCGGGGCCGCGGTACTCGCGGCGACACACTTCTCGTCGGCCCGCCCGGAGGCGGTACGCGCTCCCGACCGGGTCACGGAGGCCGCTGCGGTCCGAGCGGGCGGCACGGGGGCTCCGAGCGCACGGATCCCCGGTCCCACGCCCGGCCCGGACACGGGACCGCGGACCGGCACGGAGTCGGAGCCGCGCGGGCAGATCGTCGTGGATGTGAGCGGGAAGGTGCGACGGCCGGGGATCCAGCATCTGCCGTCCGGTTCACGTGTCGCGGACGCCCTGCGCGCGGCGGGAGGCGTCCGTGCGGGGGCCGATCTCACCTCGCTCAACCGAGCACGTGTCCTGACGGACGGCGAGCAGGTGGCGGTGGACGTGCCCGGTGCGCTGCCACCCGCCGTCGGAACAGGGACCGGTGGATCCGTGGCGGGACCGGCAGGCCCCGCCACGACGGTGAGCCTCGGGACGGCCACCGTCGAGCAGCTCGAAACCCTGCCCGGTGTCGGACCCGTACTCGCGCAGCACATCGTCGACTACCGCACCGAGCACGGGGGTTATCGCTCCGTCGACGAACTCCGTGAGGTGAACGGCATCGGGGACCGTCGGTTCGCGGATCTCCGACCGCTGGTCAGGCCGTGAGCGGTCCTGATGCCCGTGCGGATCCGGCGCTGCTCGGCGCCGCCGAACCGCGCCAGGAGACGCCGGCCGATCTGCGGCTGATCCCCCCGGCCCTGGCGGCCTGGGCGGCAGCGGCATTTGCGCTGGGGGCGCCGGGCAAGTGGGTGGTGGCCGGATCGATCCTCTGCGCGTGCGCCGGCCTGGGTCTCCTCGCCGTATCCGGACTCCTGGCACGAACGGCGCCTCGGCACAGGGCGCGCACGCCGGCGCCTCCTGGTTGGGTGGCAGCGAGTCCGGTGGGCGTGGATGCGGCGCCCCCACCGGGTGTGGCCCCTGCCGTTCGACCGGGCAGGGTGTGTCCGGCGGCACCGGCGCGTCCGGCGGCAGCGGCAACACCGGCGGCAGCAGCAACACCGGAGGCACCGGTGAGACCGGCGATGCCGGCGATCCCGGCGATCCCGGCGATCCCGGGGGAGCGTACGGCAGGACCGGCGATCCCTTCCGGCGGGCCACCGGGGCCCGCCGGACACCACAGTCGCAGGGGAACGCGCGTCACGGCGGTCGCCGCCGCCCTGCTCTGCGCTGCGGCGGGGGCGACGGTGGCCGGGCTCCACGGTGCGGATGTCCGCCGCGGTCCGGTCCCCGCACTCGCGGAGTCGTACGCGCGAGTGGAAGCGGACGTGACCGTCACGTCCGATCCCCAGCAGACCCGTCCGCGTGTGCGGGGCGATCACAGCACGCCCGTCTCCCTGCTTCTGGACGCCGAGATCGATCGGCTGACCGCCCCCGACGGCACGGTCACCAGGCTTCGCACCCCCGTCCTGGTCATGGTCGCCCCGGGACCTGCGGCAGGACGGTGGCAACGGCTGCTGCCGTCGACAGGCCTCCGCCTCAACGGACGGCTGGCACCCCCGCGTCATGAGGGGGAGCGCATCGCAGCCGTGCTCGGCACCGACGCGGACGACCTGCCGCAGGTCACCAGGGAGCCCTCCACGCTCCAACGCGTTGCGGGGCGGCTGAGGTCCGGTCTGCGGGAGGCCACCGACGGGCTCGACGCCGACGCCAGGGCACTCCTGCCGGGGCTGGTGGTCGGCGACACCTCACGGGTTCCGCCGGATCTGCACGACGCCTTCAAAGCCACCGATCTCACCCACCTGCTCGCCGTGTCGGGTGCCAACCTGTCGATTCTGCTCTTCCTCCTCATCGGCCCGCCGGGCACGGCGCTGCGCAGTGAACGCCGAGGCCTGGCACCCCGACTGGGCTTCTCCCTGCGGATGACGGCCCTGACCGGTGGCGGGGTGGCGCTGGCCTTCGTGATCGTCTGCCGTCCCGAGCCGAGCGTGCTGCGCGCGGCCGCCTGCGGCATGATCACACTGCTCGCGATCGGGACCGGCCGGCGCAGATCGCTGATTCCCGCACTGGCCACGGCCGTTCTGCTGCTGGTGCTGTACGACCCTTGGCTGGCCCGCAGTTACGGGTTCCTGTTGTCCGTGCTCGCCACCGGAGCGCTGCTGACACTCGCACCGCGATGGAGCGGCGCTCTGCAGCGGCACGGGGTCCCGGCGCGGCTCGCTGAGGTACTGGCGGCTGCGGGAGCCGCTCAAGCGGTCTGCGCGCCCGTGGTCGTGGTTCTCGCGTCGAGGGTCGGCCTGGTGGCGATTCCCTGCAACCTACTGGCCGAATTCGCGGTGGCGCCCGCGACGGTACTGGGTTTCGCCGCTCTCGGCGTGGCCCCCGTCTCCATACCGGTGGCGGAAGCGCTGGCCGAAGTCGCCGGCTGGCCGGTCGGTTGGATCGCGTCCGTGGCGCGCACGGGGGCCGAACTACCCGGGGCTGAGGTCGCCTGGCCGGGCGGCTGGGGCGGAGCGGCGCTCCTCGCCGTCCTCACGACCCTCTTGGTCCTGTCGGCCCGCCGCATGGCC
Proteins encoded in this window:
- a CDS encoding ComEC/Rec2 family competence protein produces the protein MSGPDARADPALLGAAEPRQETPADLRLIPPALAAWAAAAFALGAPGKWVVAGSILCACAGLGLLAVSGLLARTAPRHRARTPAPPGWVAASPVGVDAAPPPGVAPAVRPGRVCPAAPARPAAAATPAAAATPEAPVRPAMPAIPAIPAIPGERTAGPAIPSGGPPGPAGHHSRRGTRVTAVAAALLCAAAGATVAGLHGADVRRGPVPALAESYARVEADVTVTSDPQQTRPRVRGDHSTPVSLLLDAEIDRLTAPDGTVTRLRTPVLVMVAPGPAAGRWQRLLPSTGLRLNGRLAPPRHEGERIAAVLGTDADDLPQVTREPSTLQRVAGRLRSGLREATDGLDADARALLPGLVVGDTSRVPPDLHDAFKATDLTHLLAVSGANLSILLFLLIGPPGTALRSERRGLAPRLGFSLRMTALTGGGVALAFVIVCRPEPSVLRAAACGMITLLAIGTGRRRSLIPALATAVLLLVLYDPWLARSYGFLLSVLATGALLTLAPRWSGALQRHGVPARLAEVLAAAGAAQAVCAPVVVVLASRVGLVAIPCNLLAEFAVAPATVLGFAALGVAPVSIPVAEALAEVAGWPVGWIASVARTGAELPGAEVAWPGGWGGAALLAVLTTLLVLSARRMARHPWVCSAAALLLVLAVLRPVPLTRLMTGWPPPGWAFALCDVGQGDAMVLAAGDGTGVVVDTGPEPRLVDRCLRDLGVTRVPLLLLTHFHADHVRGLPGVLKGREVGTIQTTSFEEPPEQAAFVRRTAAAAHVPMTRAVPGERRRTGPLDWQVLWPAAAAPGAAAAYVTEEPNDSSVSLLVRSGGLTLLLLGDLEPPAQRGVLRSHPALPRVDVLKVAHHGSAHQDTALLRSARPRFALISCGTDNPYGHPAARTVETLEATGAKVLRTDIHGAIAVTGAGPELRAAGRS